From Bacteroidota bacterium, the proteins below share one genomic window:
- a CDS encoding MoaD/ThiS family protein, translating into MRVRLFGMFAEALEVETVTVNSSGTVADIRKALLDFHPVFHQVPFRIAVDRRLALESVQVSEDQEVAALPPFSGG; encoded by the coding sequence ATGCGGGTTCGATTATTCGGAATGTTTGCAGAAGCGTTGGAAGTTGAAACTGTTACGGTGAACAGTTCGGGAACCGTGGCAGATATACGCAAGGCGTTGCTCGACTTTCATCCGGTGTTTCACCAGGTTCCGTTTCGTATCGCCGTCGACCGACGCCTTGCATTGGAAAGCGTACAAGTCAGCGAAGATCAGGAGGTGGCCGCGTTGCCACCATTCTCAGGAGGTTGA
- a CDS encoding sulfite exporter TauE/SafE family protein: MEFVLIIAFLVIAWMNAAVGHGGASGYTALMVLAGFAQVIIRPVALELNLLVSALATWHFFRAGYFRKRLFLSLILLSVPMAYLGSLTVLPDRIYKVLLGCCLLISVVRIAIPMGHSEHNATRLLPTWLACIIGGLIGLVSGMVGIGGGILLSPVLLLGRWSTIKETAALSAPFIFVNSLAGLSGLFLSDKLSVFPEPFWLIAAMTGGLLGAWSGSRKLPVPALRWVLVVVLSVAAGKLFLP, translated from the coding sequence GTGGAGTTTGTTCTGATAATCGCATTTTTAGTTATCGCCTGGATGAACGCGGCGGTGGGGCATGGCGGCGCCAGCGGGTATACGGCTTTGATGGTGCTCGCGGGCTTTGCGCAAGTTATCATCCGGCCGGTCGCGTTGGAGTTGAACCTGTTGGTGTCGGCACTTGCAACCTGGCATTTCTTTAGAGCGGGATATTTTCGAAAGCGCCTTTTTCTATCGCTCATCCTCTTATCGGTTCCGATGGCTTATCTCGGTTCGCTGACCGTGTTACCCGATCGGATCTACAAAGTATTGCTGGGTTGCTGTCTGTTGATCTCGGTCGTCCGGATCGCGATACCGATGGGGCATAGTGAGCACAACGCGACGCGTCTGTTACCAACCTGGCTTGCGTGCATCATCGGAGGCTTGATCGGTCTTGTGTCGGGAATGGTCGGCATAGGCGGCGGGATACTGTTGTCGCCGGTGTTGTTGCTTGGCCGCTGGTCGACCATCAAGGAGACCGCTGCGCTATCGGCGCCGTTCATTTTCGTGAATTCCCTTGCCGGGCTGAGCGGATTATTCCTCAGTGATAAATTGAGTGTATTTCCCGAGCCCTTCTGGTTGATCGCTGCCATGACCGGCGGACTGTTGGGAGCCTGGAGCGGCAGCCGGAAATTGCCGGTGCCGGCCTTGCGCTGGGTGTTGGTGGTAGTATTGTCTGTTGCCGCCGGTAAATTGTTCCTTCCCTGA
- a CDS encoding XdhC family protein, which produces MPTIFVMDVLEQLHAARQRAEAVALCVVVQVHGSTPRAAGAKMLVYANGVVEGSIGGGELEKQVIADALRCLETRRPHFRRHDLLHQHNMCCGGSVDLYIEPIMPKERLYILGAGHTGHALARHAVSLDFEVFVIDDRKEYLDQIHVPGVNKLQADFSAVLPSLPFDAHTYIAIMTYSHPIDRDLLSYCVKQPFAYLGMIGSERKVEMTRKLFAEGRIASPELLDRVDMPMGLDIGAETPDEIAVSVLGRMVGVRRSGGGGRR; this is translated from the coding sequence ATGCCAACGATCTTCGTCATGGACGTCCTGGAACAATTGCATGCTGCCCGCCAGCGGGCCGAAGCGGTCGCGCTGTGTGTCGTGGTGCAAGTGCATGGCTCTACGCCGCGAGCCGCAGGGGCCAAGATGCTGGTCTATGCGAACGGAGTTGTTGAGGGCAGTATCGGTGGCGGAGAGTTGGAGAAGCAAGTGATCGCCGACGCGTTGCGATGCCTCGAAACTCGCCGCCCTCATTTTCGTCGTCACGATCTTCTGCACCAGCACAATATGTGTTGCGGCGGGAGTGTCGACCTCTACATTGAACCCATCATGCCAAAGGAACGACTTTACATTCTCGGCGCCGGCCATACCGGCCACGCGCTGGCGCGACATGCGGTCAGCCTGGACTTCGAAGTCTTTGTAATCGATGACCGGAAGGAGTACCTGGATCAGATCCATGTTCCGGGAGTGAACAAGCTGCAGGCCGACTTCAGTGCGGTACTTCCCAGTCTGCCATTCGACGCCCATACGTACATCGCGATCATGACGTATAGTCATCCGATCGACCGGGACCTGTTGTCATATTGTGTGAAGCAACCGTTTGCCTACCTCGGGATGATCGGCAGCGAGCGCAAGGTGGAAATGACCAGGAAGTTGTTCGCAGAAGGGCGTATTGCATCACCCGAACTACTCGACCGTGTCGATATGCCGATGGGACTCGATATCGGAGCCGAGACACCGGATGAGATCGCGGTGAGTGTGTTGGGGAGGATGGTCGGGGTGAGGAGGAGTGGGGGGGGCGGTAGGCGGTAG
- the uraH gene encoding hydroxyisourate hydrolase gives MSQITTHVLDTATGKPASGIPVMLEARTGPDHWERVAQGETDNDGRIPGFVLPDRVLPPGTYRMRFETATYFQRTNVQGFYPWVEVVFDLRDSSHYHVPLLLSPYGYSTYRGS, from the coding sequence ATGAGTCAGATCACCACCCACGTACTCGATACCGCGACCGGCAAGCCGGCTTCCGGCATCCCAGTCATGCTCGAGGCACGTACCGGACCCGATCATTGGGAACGCGTCGCGCAGGGAGAAACCGACAACGACGGCCGTATCCCGGGATTCGTACTACCCGACCGTGTCCTCCCGCCCGGAACGTATCGGATGCGCTTTGAAACCGCGACCTATTTCCAACGAACCAATGTACAAGGCTTCTATCCATGGGTGGAGGTCGTATTCGATCTACGGGATAGTTCACACTATCACGTTCCCCTCCTGCTCAGTCCTTACGGATATTCTACCTATCGCGGAAGCTGA
- a CDS encoding nucleoside deaminase, which translates to MPEQQHNPFMKEAIALSRNGSSTNQGGPFGCVIVKDGKIVGRGSNSVTSTNDPTAHAEVVAIRDACRSLGTFQLTGCDIYTSCEPCPMCLGAIYWARPDRVFYANTRHEAAEAGFDDAFIYEEINVLPTERKITMIHTPDPDAMQVFRDWIIKPDKTPY; encoded by the coding sequence ATGCCTGAACAGCAGCACAACCCATTCATGAAGGAAGCGATCGCGCTCTCCCGGAACGGTTCTTCCACCAACCAGGGTGGGCCTTTCGGTTGTGTGATCGTCAAGGACGGAAAGATCGTCGGCCGTGGCTCCAACAGCGTGACCTCGACCAACGACCCTACCGCCCACGCCGAAGTGGTCGCCATTCGCGATGCCTGCCGCAGCCTGGGCACCTTCCAACTCACCGGCTGTGACATCTACACCAGCTGCGAACCCTGCCCCATGTGCCTTGGCGCCATCTACTGGGCGCGACCCGACCGGGTCTTTTATGCGAACACCCGCCACGAAGCCGCGGAAGCGGGTTTCGACGACGCGTTCATTTACGAAGAGATCAACGTGCTACCCACCGAACGCAAGATCACAATGATCCATACGCCCGATCCCGACGCCATGCAGGTGTTTCGCGATTGGATCATCAAACCCGATAAGACTCCATATTAA
- a CDS encoding HesA/MoeB/ThiF family protein, translating into MEQLYKDRYARQEALPEIGKAGQSRLARASVLVVGAGGLGCPALLYLAGAGFGRIGVVDHDQVAASNLPRQILYREADLGRNKAEVAVQQLRQINSTLQYEAIPEPLHAGNAKSLIQEYEIVLDCTDDFATRFVINDVCRELQMPLVYGALHRYQGQVSVFHCSDERGMRFDYRELVPSVPDPSAVTSCEQDGILGTVAGVIGTIQAEQAIKIICGMGDVLAGKVLLLDLRHYTTNLLELSGYSRPEISPAHGLQQALPHLFDVSIEELPAGSFTLLDVRESNEQMIEANAVSLPYSDLDEGYRQLDPATTWLVVCESGLRSRAVTAWLRSKGFERVFSLKGGLAELQSHHRV; encoded by the coding sequence ATGGAGCAGCTGTACAAGGATCGTTATGCGCGGCAGGAAGCCTTGCCGGAGATCGGCAAGGCGGGGCAGTCGCGACTTGCACGGGCCAGTGTTCTGGTTGTTGGAGCAGGCGGACTGGGTTGTCCGGCTTTGCTTTACCTCGCCGGTGCAGGGTTTGGGCGTATCGGGGTCGTGGATCACGATCAGGTGGCAGCGAGCAATTTGCCCCGGCAGATATTGTACCGGGAAGCGGATCTTGGCAGGAACAAAGCGGAAGTTGCGGTTCAGCAGCTTCGACAGATCAATAGCACGCTTCAATACGAAGCGATCCCGGAGCCGTTGCATGCCGGTAACGCGAAATCCCTTATCCAGGAGTATGAAATCGTCTTGGATTGTACGGACGATTTCGCGACGCGTTTTGTGATCAATGATGTTTGCCGCGAACTTCAGATGCCCCTGGTTTACGGCGCTTTGCATCGCTACCAGGGACAGGTTTCGGTTTTTCATTGTTCCGATGAACGCGGAATGCGCTTTGATTACCGGGAATTGGTTCCGTCGGTTCCGGACCCGTCTGCAGTGACCAGTTGCGAACAGGATGGCATTCTGGGAACGGTCGCCGGAGTGATCGGTACCATTCAAGCGGAGCAAGCCATCAAGATCATCTGCGGTATGGGTGATGTTCTTGCCGGTAAAGTCCTCCTATTGGATCTTCGGCATTATACAACCAATCTGCTGGAGTTATCCGGTTATTCAAGGCCGGAAATTTCTCCCGCGCACGGTTTACAGCAAGCCCTGCCACATTTGTTTGACGTTTCAATCGAGGAATTGCCCGCCGGTTCGTTCACCTTACTCGACGTACGCGAATCGAATGAGCAGATGATTGAAGCGAATGCGGTGAGCCTGCCATATTCCGATCTGGACGAAGGTTACCGGCAGTTGGATCCTGCCACGACCTGGTTGGTGGTGTGTGAGAGCGGACTGCGCAGTCGGGCCGTAACCGCTTGGTTGCGCAGTAAAGGCTTTGAACGTGTTTTCAGTCTTAAGGGCGGTCTCGCAGAACTGCAAAGCCACCATCGTGTCTAA
- a CDS encoding four helix bundle protein gives MSHKKLLAFQKGFELAMEIFRLTKSFPKEEVFALTSQIRNSSRSVCANLSEGYRKRTYRAHFMSKLTDADMENSETGVWLDFAMACGYLNQEKYQALIRDNEAIGRLIGYMINHIDEFRR, from the coding sequence ATGAGTCATAAAAAACTTTTAGCCTTTCAAAAGGGATTCGAGTTGGCCATGGAAATATTTCGCTTAACTAAATCATTTCCGAAAGAAGAGGTTTTTGCTTTAACGAGTCAAATCAGGAACTCTTCAAGATCTGTCTGCGCAAATTTGTCGGAAGGGTACAGAAAAAGAACTTATAGGGCGCACTTTATGTCAAAGCTTACTGATGCTGACATGGAGAACTCTGAAACCGGTGTTTGGTTGGATTTCGCAATGGCTTGCGGATATCTGAACCAGGAAAAGTATCAGGCATTAATTCGTGATAATGAAGCCATAGGCAGATTGATTGGCTACATGATCAATCATATCGACGAATTCAGAAGATGA
- the uraD gene encoding 2-oxo-4-hydroxy-4-carboxy-5-ureidoimidazoline decarboxylase, whose protein sequence is MSLEALNSLPENEARQTLHNCCGAQRWVSLMLAARPFRDTASCLQVAEQAWSTTTASDWLEAFSHHPKIGDLDSLTKKFASTSHLAGKEQAAVGNASQSTLEALAKGNDEYEKKFGFIFIVCANGKSADEMLDLLQQRLANDRTTELNIAAGEQLKITLLRLQKLIA, encoded by the coding sequence ATGTCGCTCGAAGCCCTCAATAGTTTGCCGGAAAATGAAGCCCGCCAGACGCTGCACAATTGCTGTGGCGCGCAGCGCTGGGTGTCGCTCATGCTGGCTGCCCGCCCATTCCGCGACACAGCCAGTTGTTTGCAGGTTGCGGAGCAGGCATGGTCCACCACAACGGCATCCGACTGGCTGGAAGCGTTCTCGCATCATCCGAAAATCGGCGACCTGGATAGCCTGACAAAAAAGTTCGCATCCACCAGCCACCTCGCCGGAAAAGAACAAGCTGCTGTCGGCAACGCATCACAGTCAACGCTCGAAGCGCTGGCCAAAGGAAATGACGAGTACGAAAAGAAGTTCGGCTTCATTTTCATCGTCTGCGCTAACGGTAAAAGTGCTGATGAAATGCTTGACCTGTTGCAGCAACGGCTAGCGAACGACCGAACAACCGAACTGAACATCGCCGCGGGAGAACAACTCAAGATCACCTTGCTTCGACTCCAAAAACTAATCGCATGA
- a CDS encoding bifunctional molybdenum cofactor biosynthesis protein MoaC/MoaB yields the protein MIDITHKSNTLRYARAQAVVRASDPATLQAIREGKVPKGDVPATAKAAALLAIKRTSDVIPDCHPLPVEFADVRFEYSELELTIIVEVKTIYKTGVEVEAMHGASVAALTAYDMLKPLDKGIEIAQVRLLEKRGGKTEFKEAYRKSLTSAVVVCSDSVSAGRKEDEAGKAVLRRLEQLQVPVTGYHIIPDEVESIRALVKRLAGDGNDLVVLTGGTGLSPRDVTPEALQPILDRTIPGIAEAMRTHGQERMPYAMLSRSLAGLIGRTLVLALPGSTRGAEESMDALFPHVLHIFRVLEALSHEPEQVRAKS from the coding sequence ATGATCGATATCACCCATAAGAGTAATACGCTACGCTATGCCCGGGCACAGGCCGTGGTGCGCGCGAGCGACCCCGCGACGCTGCAGGCAATTCGCGAAGGGAAAGTGCCCAAAGGCGACGTGCCGGCAACCGCCAAGGCGGCAGCCTTGTTGGCGATTAAAAGGACAAGTGATGTCATTCCCGATTGTCATCCGTTACCGGTTGAATTCGCGGATGTCCGGTTTGAATATTCCGAATTGGAGCTCACGATTATCGTGGAAGTGAAGACGATTTACAAGACCGGCGTGGAGGTGGAAGCGATGCATGGAGCATCGGTTGCCGCGCTGACTGCCTATGATATGCTGAAGCCGCTGGATAAGGGAATCGAGATCGCACAGGTCAGGTTGCTTGAGAAGCGGGGCGGTAAGACCGAGTTCAAGGAAGCCTACCGGAAGTCGTTGACTTCGGCCGTCGTTGTTTGTTCCGATTCCGTTTCCGCGGGCCGGAAAGAGGACGAAGCCGGTAAGGCTGTACTGCGTCGGTTGGAGCAGCTGCAGGTTCCGGTAACCGGTTATCACATTATCCCCGATGAAGTGGAATCGATCAGGGCGTTGGTGAAACGTTTGGCCGGTGATGGGAACGATTTGGTCGTGTTGACCGGCGGCACCGGCTTGTCCCCGCGCGACGTCACCCCGGAAGCCTTGCAGCCGATCCTCGACCGGACGATCCCCGGAATCGCCGAGGCGATGCGAACGCACGGTCAGGAGCGCATGCCGTACGCGATGTTGTCGCGCAGTCTGGCCGGTTTGATCGGCCGTACGCTGGTGTTGGCATTGCCCGGATCAACGCGGGGAGCGGAGGAAAGTATGGATGCTTTGTTTCCGCATGTGTTGCATATCTTCCGAGTACTCGAAGCATTGTCCCACGAGCCTGAACAGGTTAGAGCCAAGTCCTGA
- a CDS encoding molybdopterin molybdotransferase MoeA has product MIRVEEARQLLLTIVRSMPAEVVSLRNAIGRVLAADIRAPLPMPLFDQSAVDGYVLSSRRLPDGSYRVVGMIRAGDIPPKTIQSGQAYRIFTGAAVPPRAYGVVMQEHVQTTGERLDVPADRIVQGSHIRKKGGHFKKGAVVLQRPALLNAAAIGLLASLGKQTVRVYRKPVIGLLVTGSELRKAGTVLREGEIYESNSSTLIAALESCGYSVKQLAFARDRMAEVERQAKRLMKVCDVVLFSGGISVGDFDFVLPVLGRLGVKQLFYKVAQKPGKPLYAGSLGRKIVFALPGNPASALVCLYEYVLPTLDGMQMKPHRGLVQVGLPLASELSLKADRDQFLRARVVHGHVEVFTAQDSDNLRSFAESNTLVFVPAGVSRLSAGEQVIVHLLPQQEIVASNS; this is encoded by the coding sequence ATGATCCGCGTAGAAGAGGCCAGGCAGTTGTTACTAACGATCGTTCGGTCGATGCCGGCTGAAGTTGTCAGTCTGCGGAACGCTATCGGTCGTGTCTTAGCGGCTGATATACGCGCACCCCTCCCGATGCCGTTGTTCGATCAGTCGGCGGTGGATGGTTATGTCTTATCATCAAGGCGTTTGCCGGATGGAAGTTACCGGGTCGTGGGGATGATTCGCGCAGGAGATATTCCGCCAAAGACGATTCAGTCCGGGCAGGCCTATCGCATCTTTACCGGTGCTGCTGTTCCGCCACGGGCCTACGGCGTCGTGATGCAGGAGCATGTGCAGACTACCGGTGAACGGTTAGACGTTCCAGCGGATCGTATCGTGCAGGGTTCACACATTCGAAAGAAGGGTGGTCATTTCAAGAAAGGGGCGGTCGTGCTGCAACGGCCCGCGCTGTTGAATGCCGCCGCCATCGGGTTACTGGCGTCGCTGGGAAAGCAGACTGTGCGCGTCTATCGCAAGCCGGTGATTGGATTGCTTGTGACCGGCAGCGAGTTGCGAAAGGCGGGAACAGTCTTGCGGGAAGGGGAGATCTACGAGTCCAACTCTTCGACCCTCATCGCTGCCCTGGAGTCGTGTGGTTATTCCGTAAAGCAATTGGCATTTGCCCGTGACCGCATGGCGGAGGTTGAGCGACAGGCAAAGCGCCTGATGAAAGTGTGTGATGTGGTGCTTTTTTCCGGTGGGATCTCGGTGGGGGATTTCGATTTCGTATTGCCGGTCCTCGGACGCCTTGGGGTGAAGCAATTATTCTACAAAGTCGCCCAAAAGCCCGGAAAGCCGCTCTATGCTGGAAGTTTGGGGAGGAAGATCGTGTTTGCACTACCCGGCAATCCAGCATCCGCCTTGGTTTGCCTGTACGAATATGTCCTGCCAACGTTGGATGGGATGCAAATGAAGCCGCATCGGGGCCTTGTGCAGGTCGGGTTGCCGTTGGCTTCGGAATTATCCCTGAAGGCGGACCGTGACCAGTTTCTCCGGGCTCGTGTTGTGCATGGGCATGTGGAGGTTTTTACGGCGCAGGATTCGGATAACCTGCGTAGCTTCGCGGAGAGCAATACCCTGGTGTTTGTACCGGCCGGTGTGTCCCGGTTAAGTGCCGGAGAGCAAGTGATCGTGCACTTGCTGCCGCAACAGGAGATTGTTGCATCTAATTCGTGA
- a CDS encoding neutral zinc metallopeptidase, with amino-acid sequence MKWLGRRESGNVEDRRGMAGPVAVGGGLIGLVILLINAFMGGDTGELLNQLQQQAAPTEQRATSPEEDQLAKFASVVLADNEDVWTKIFRENGATYDAPKMVLFSNATQSGCGNASSSVGPFYCPADNKVYLDLAFFEELKNRLGAGGDFAMAYVIAHEVGHHVQNLMGTSDKVRQLQSRTDEKGANRLSVALELQADFYAGLWTHYNQQMNNVLEPGDIEEALGAASAVGDDRLQKRAQGYIVPDAFTHGTSEQRMYWFKRGYESGDLKAGNTFEEVLN; translated from the coding sequence ATGAAATGGCTCGGAAGAAGGGAAAGCGGAAACGTTGAAGACCGTCGCGGCATGGCCGGACCGGTCGCCGTGGGCGGCGGACTCATCGGACTGGTGATCCTGCTGATCAACGCCTTCATGGGCGGTGACACGGGAGAACTGCTCAACCAATTGCAACAACAGGCTGCTCCGACCGAACAACGCGCCACCAGCCCGGAGGAAGATCAACTCGCGAAATTCGCTTCAGTGGTCCTCGCGGATAACGAGGATGTCTGGACGAAAATCTTCCGGGAAAACGGCGCTACCTACGACGCGCCGAAGATGGTGCTGTTCTCCAACGCGACACAATCAGGTTGCGGCAACGCGAGTTCATCCGTAGGCCCTTTCTATTGCCCGGCCGACAATAAGGTTTACCTCGATCTCGCGTTCTTCGAGGAATTGAAAAACCGCCTCGGTGCCGGCGGCGACTTCGCAATGGCCTATGTGATCGCACACGAAGTAGGTCATCATGTCCAAAACCTGATGGGCACTTCCGATAAGGTTCGGCAACTCCAATCCAGGACCGACGAAAAAGGCGCTAACCGCCTCTCCGTTGCCCTCGAATTGCAAGCCGATTTCTACGCTGGCCTGTGGACGCACTACAACCAGCAGATGAACAACGTACTTGAACCAGGCGATATCGAAGAAGCATTGGGTGCCGCTTCCGCCGTAGGCGACGACCGGCTGCAGAAGCGGGCACAAGGCTATATCGTTCCTGATGCGTTCACCCATGGAACTTCCGAGCAACGGATGTACTGGTTTAAACGCGGCTATGAGTCCGGCGACCTGAAAGCTGGTAATACATTCGAAGAAGTTCTTAATTGA
- the moaA gene encoding GTP 3',8-cyclase MoaA, giving the protein MLTDTHNRKHDYLRISLTDACNIRCTYCMPEHAVFAAREHLMRSDEIIELASCFVRLGVRKIRLTGGEPLVRPDLSAILRGLALLRPAGLEELTMTTNGIRLHEVVDELENAGMRSVNVSLDTLMPERFREITRRDDFHRVLSNIHLLLDRSFRVKVNVVVMNGVNDDEVVDFVTMTRDYPLHVRFIEYMPFEGNRWTDRRLISSKELLERVSQFYSVEPLERNAHDTSRAFKVMGYSGTFAFISTMSTPFCGDCNRLRLTADGKMKNCLFSKGETDLLSALRNGTPVEVLIRENLSGKAAQWGGQDLYGPTQNRPMVSIGG; this is encoded by the coding sequence ATGCTGACCGATACGCATAACCGCAAACACGACTATCTGCGCATCTCGCTGACCGATGCCTGCAACATCCGTTGCACGTATTGTATGCCGGAGCATGCCGTGTTCGCCGCGCGGGAGCATTTGATGCGTTCAGATGAGATCATCGAGTTGGCATCCTGCTTTGTCCGATTAGGTGTCCGCAAGATCCGACTGACCGGAGGAGAGCCGTTGGTGCGTCCGGATCTCAGTGCCATTCTCCGGGGCCTTGCTTTGCTGCGGCCGGCAGGTCTGGAAGAACTGACGATGACAACGAACGGCATTCGCCTACACGAAGTGGTAGACGAATTGGAGAATGCCGGTATGCGTTCGGTGAATGTCAGTCTGGACACCCTGATGCCGGAGCGATTCAGGGAAATCACCCGTCGGGATGATTTTCATCGCGTGTTGTCGAACATCCATTTGCTTCTTGATCGCAGCTTTCGTGTGAAAGTGAATGTGGTTGTCATGAACGGTGTGAATGACGATGAGGTCGTGGACTTCGTTACCATGACCCGGGATTACCCGTTGCATGTGCGCTTCATTGAGTACATGCCGTTTGAGGGGAATCGCTGGACCGACCGGCGACTGATCAGCAGCAAGGAGTTACTGGAACGTGTTTCGCAGTTCTATTCCGTGGAGCCCCTGGAACGTAATGCCCACGATACATCCCGTGCTTTCAAAGTCATGGGCTACAGCGGCACTTTTGCCTTCATCAGTACGATGAGTACGCCGTTTTGCGGGGATTGTAACCGGCTGCGGCTGACCGCCGACGGTAAAATGAAGAACTGTCTTTTCTCGAAAGGGGAGACCGATCTGCTTTCCGCTTTACGAAATGGAACACCGGTCGAAGTGTTGATCCGTGAAAACCTCTCGGGAAAAGCCGCGCAATGGGGCGGACAGGACCTGTACGGACCGACGCAAAACCGACCGATGGTATCGATCGGTGGTTGA
- a CDS encoding molybdenum cofactor biosynthesis protein MoaE, which yields MNPSEKKKVSLFLEGPIHPEFIAASIAKHQAKTGIGAHEIFLGQIRADKRGTKTVEAIEFSAYREMADTAYQEFREQLFARHSITCMHVYHSLGRVRAGELNLFVFVSAERRVAAMDACRELVEWIKKELPVWGKEVLSSAAGEWKVNT from the coding sequence ATGAATCCGTCGGAAAAGAAGAAGGTGAGTTTATTCTTGGAAGGTCCCATCCATCCCGAATTCATCGCTGCTTCAATCGCGAAGCATCAGGCGAAGACCGGTATCGGGGCGCATGAAATCTTCCTTGGGCAGATCCGTGCGGACAAAAGGGGAACGAAAACGGTGGAGGCGATCGAGTTCAGCGCTTATCGTGAGATGGCCGACACGGCTTATCAGGAGTTTCGGGAGCAGTTGTTCGCGCGTCATTCCATCACCTGTATGCATGTTTACCATTCGCTTGGGCGGGTGCGTGCAGGAGAGTTGAACCTCTTCGTTTTCGTTTCCGCTGAACGTCGTGTTGCGGCCATGGATGCCTGCCGCGAACTGGTCGAATGGATCAAGAAAGAGCTGCCCGTCTGGGGGAAGGAAGTCCTTTCTTCTGCAGCCGGGGAGTGGAAAGTCAATACCTGA
- a CDS encoding phosphoenolpyruvate kinase: MKTTLDTNTRNAILDELRQANLAFQKVYPGDRPDRQPVHTVYGGANLFRYDSARRMGEIALRSLRTYAPDFTVLARVLGLTGHESLPTDATSIATLSKQLGEMAPADRKKHPAWLPYTVYEKVIAKLEREALEDFRIDFEDGFGNRPDEEEDQTAIQAAAEVAKGMRENSLPPFIGIRIKPFTEDLKARGVRTLDLFLTALLTETNGKLPDNFVVMLPKVTIPEQIRALVACFKLIEAQFRMQEGSLKMEMMVEATQAIMDKDGRNPLRGLIMAGEGRCIAAHFGTYDYTASCNITARYQTMDHPVCDFAHHMTKVALTGTGIFLSDGATNVMPIGPHKGDNLTPEQHEENTRVVHRAWKLCFGHSTHSLVNGFYQGWDLNPAQLPMRYAAVYTFFLESYEDAAIRLRHFVEKAAQATLSGDIFDDAATGQGLLNYFLRALNSGAISEEEALVTGLTLEEIRSRSFYRILQGRRGRQ, translated from the coding sequence ATGAAAACCACCCTTGATACCAATACGCGAAACGCTATTCTCGACGAACTTCGGCAGGCTAACCTGGCTTTTCAAAAGGTGTACCCCGGCGACCGACCCGACCGTCAACCGGTTCATACCGTCTATGGCGGCGCCAACCTGTTCCGCTACGACTCTGCACGCCGCATGGGCGAGATCGCACTGCGCAGCCTGAGAACCTATGCACCCGATTTCACCGTGCTCGCACGTGTCCTCGGTCTTACCGGTCACGAATCACTCCCGACCGACGCAACCAGCATTGCAACGCTCAGTAAACAGCTGGGCGAAATGGCGCCTGCAGATCGAAAGAAACACCCCGCCTGGCTACCCTACACGGTCTATGAAAAGGTGATTGCCAAACTCGAACGGGAAGCCCTCGAAGATTTCCGCATCGACTTCGAAGACGGCTTCGGTAATCGCCCGGACGAAGAAGAAGACCAAACGGCCATCCAGGCTGCCGCGGAAGTGGCTAAAGGGATGCGCGAAAATTCCTTGCCGCCCTTCATCGGCATCCGCATCAAACCGTTCACCGAAGACCTCAAAGCGCGGGGTGTACGCACCCTCGACCTGTTCCTCACCGCACTCCTCACGGAAACCAACGGTAAACTGCCCGACAACTTTGTCGTCATGCTCCCGAAGGTGACCATCCCGGAACAGATCCGCGCCCTGGTGGCATGCTTCAAACTCATCGAAGCACAATTCCGGATGCAGGAAGGCAGCCTCAAGATGGAAATGATGGTGGAGGCGACGCAGGCAATCATGGACAAAGACGGCCGCAACCCCTTGCGCGGACTCATCATGGCCGGAGAAGGACGTTGTATCGCCGCCCACTTCGGCACCTACGACTACACCGCTTCCTGCAACATCACCGCACGTTATCAGACAATGGACCATCCGGTTTGCGATTTCGCGCATCACATGACGAAAGTCGCCCTCACCGGCACCGGCATCTTTCTCTCTGATGGAGCCACGAATGTCATGCCGATCGGCCCGCACAAAGGAGATAATCTGACGCCCGAACAGCACGAAGAGAATACCCGCGTTGTGCACCGCGCCTGGAAGCTCTGCTTTGGTCACTCCACCCATTCATTGGTGAATGGCTTTTACCAGGGATGGGACCTCAACCCCGCACAACTCCCGATGCGCTACGCCGCCGTTTACACCTTCTTCCTCGAAAGCTACGAAGACGCTGCCATCCGGCTTCGGCACTTCGTCGAAAAGGCGGCTCAAGCCACCCTGTCCGGCGACATCTTCGACGATGCAGCAACCGGACAAGGCCTGCTCAACTACTTCCTGCGTGCCCTGAACTCCGGCGCCATCAGCGAAGAAGAAGCCCTCGTCACCGGCCTAACCCTCGAAGAAATCCGCAGCCGCTCGTTCTATCGGATCTTGCAAGGGAGGAGGGGTAGGCAGTAG